A window of the Tripterygium wilfordii isolate XIE 37 chromosome 12, ASM1340144v1, whole genome shotgun sequence genome harbors these coding sequences:
- the LOC120010859 gene encoding uncharacterized protein LOC120010859, which translates to MLSVMDNDCDFERKKSDAVEEASRVPGDGVDSANEVTVSSLGLESRARESEGDRMVLSNERSEDAKVRARVSEDIDGGVDKEMRVRVFEPKDGVRFDPLVDEFDGGDDASDSETGVSGSVDSMGDMYKSFLSEFDDYVASEENGSTLGTSRALKYGFEVGDMVWGKVKSHPWWPGHIFNEAFASPSVRRMRRNGHVLVAFFGDSSYGWFDPSELIPFDHNFADKSQQTTARNFINAVEEAMDEASRRPGLGLACRCRNPYNFRPTNVQGYFAVDVPDYERNVIYSVNQISKARDGFQPSAILSFVKQLALAPVESELMNLEFVNNKATVSFLRKAVFEEFDETYAQAFGVQPTHPSHENVVLPDREPTRAPLSGPLVIAEALSGGKSSKKPLKVKDHSKKDGGYLFKKRYEPSDATAIQVSPGQTSSLASAAYMGGPLALEAGDYVLQKRAASAHYLLAKDKQSDLLSGRDGAGLRGDLSGKDVQNINLASSHSSALARQVTDDVKPPYLNKEKVLYREMSEISTGFTDFSGKGVLPGLFDGTSPSFQQGETMPDLNYEQDVKISQSNEGFQPSGLSFSATPEGNYGLVQIQDDHTGENPSTDAKHSGKVNDNVKMKKPKVLKRPLGELSTDNSTTGEKKKKKKKVSGSKTVPHRPLKHITSGTGAGGNLARKSSHVSMVHKEDSWVNVQRKVGGAGNSMVNSVDASTMAGIGINQLKLPQLLKDLRGLALDPFHGSERNSSRTIQQFFLQFRALYYQKSLVLSPPIDYEPLEVSATKSSSGVGVSDISSGILTRKLLPSKPVKPNNRPEDPTKSGRKRLPSDRQEDIAAKRLKKINHLKSLTAEKKTAQKPVEGHRLEGKQQAIITPTRPIKANTVIRKMVPPARAVEPTMLVMKFPPETSLPSPAELKARFGRFGSIDQDAMRVFWRSFTCRVVFRHKLDALAAYKYAVGNKSLFGNVSVRYQLREVGGSAPEVSGSDKGRGDDTPVDTSQYKDPMSERPTPALAQLPLPQPNIQLKSCLKRSNGDETSQGTGGNGNGGRATARVKFMLGGEETSMVANRNNFNNNNTSFADAGASGSMDFNSKNNVHKAIPSSASSSSSSMLPFPPQFSKAPLNNFHHTEVVAPINSHNLNTCPVAPAVAGIDISQQMLCLMTRCSDVVDSLTGLLGFVPYHPL; encoded by the exons ATGCTCTCTGTAATGGACAACGATTGTGATTTCGAGAGGAAGAAATCGGATGCAGTCGAAGAAGCTAGTAGGGTTCCGGGGGATGGTGTTGATAGCGCTAATGAAGTTACGGTTTCATCATTGGGTCTCGAATCGAGAGCTCGAGAGAGTGAAGGAGACCGTATGGTCTTGAGTAACGAAAGATCTGAGGATGCTAAGGTTAGAGCTAGGGTTTCTGAGGATATTGATGGTGGTGTAGATAAGGAAATGAGAGTTAGGGTTTTTGAACCAAAAGATGGAGTTCGTTTCGACCCACTGGTTGATGAGTTTGATGGTGGCGATGATGCGTCTGATTCGGAGACTGGTGTATCTGGTAGTGTTGATAGTATGGGAGACATGTATAAGTCTTTCTTGTCGGAGTTTGATGATTATGTAGCAAGTGAGGAAAATGGATCAACGCTGGGTACTTCCCGCGCATTGAAGTATGGATTTGAAGTGGGTGATATGGTGTGGGGCAAGGTGAAATCCCACCCATGGTGGCCAGGGCATATATTCAATGAGGCATTTGCATCACCTTCTGTCCGTCGGATGAGGAGAAATGGTCATGTGCTGGTGGCCTTCTTTGGGGATAGTAGCTATGGTTGGTTTGACCCATCCGAGCTTATCCCTTTCGACCATAATTTTGCAGATAAATCCCAGCAAACGACAGCCAGGAATTTCATTAACGCTGTAGAGGAAGCAATGGATGAGGCTAGTAGGAGGCCTGGTCTTGGCTTGGCATGTAGATGTAGGAACCCATATAACTTTCGGCCCACTAATGTGCAGGGTTACTTTGCAGTGGATGTTCCAGATTATGAGCGTAATGTGATATATTCAGTGAATCAGATTAGCAAGGCGAGAGATGGTTTTCAGCCGAGTGCGATTCTTTCATTTGTGAAACAATTGGCATTGGCACCTGTAGAAAGTGAGCTGATGAACCTTGAATTTGTAAATAATAAGGCTACAGTTTCTTTCTTGCGCAAGGCTGTGTTTGAAGAGTTTGATGAGACATATGCACAGGCATTTGGAGTGCAACCAACACACCCATCTCATGAAAATGTGGTTTTGCCAGATAGGGAGCCTACCCGAG CTCCTTTAAGTGGTCCACTAGTGATTGCGGAAGCACTAAGTGGTGGGAAGAGCTCCAAAAAGCCTTTGAAAGTCAAGGACCATTCTAAAAAAGATGGGGGGTACCTCTTCAAGAAGAGATATGAACCGAGTGACGCAACAGCCATTCAAGTTAGCCCAGGGCAAACAAGCTCCCTGGCATCTGCTGCTTACATGGGGGGACCCTTAGCATTAGAAGCAGGAGATTATGTGTTACAGAAGAGGGCTGCTTCAGCACATTATCTTCTGGCAAAAGATAAGCAATCAGATTTGCTGTCAGGCAGGGATGGTGCAGGTTTGAGAGGAGATTTGTCTGGTAAGGATGTGCAAAATATTAATCTCGCTTCTTCACATAGCAGTGCACTTGCCAGACAAGTTACTGATGATGTGAAGCCGCCATATCTTAATAAGGAGAAGGTTCTTTATCGAGAGATGAGTGAGATAAGCACAGGTTTTACTGATTTTTCGGGGAAAGGAGTGTTGCCAGGTTTATTTGATGGTACATCACCATCTTTTCAGCAAGGGGAGACTATGCCTGACCTCAACTATGAACAGGATGTGAAAATATCCCAATCAAATGAAGGCTTTCAGCCAAGTGGATTAAGTTTTTCGGCAACCCCAGAAGGAAATTATGGACTGGTTCAGATTCAGGATGATCACACTGGTGAGAATCCTTCGACTGATGCGAAGCATTCTGGTAAAGTAAATGATAATGTTAAGATGAAGAAGCCCAAAGTTCTTAAACGACcattgggagagttgagcactgaCAACTCTACTAcgggggagaaaaagaagaagaaaaagaaagtttctGGCTCAAAAACAGTCCCTCATCGTCCGCTGAAGCATATAACATCTGGCACAGGTGCGGGGGGCAATTTGGCTAGAAAATCCAGCCATGTTAGTATGGTTCATAAGGAGGATTCTTGGGTGAATGTTCAGAGGAAAGTTGGTGGTGCCGGTAATTCCATGGTTAATTCTGTTGATGCATCAACAATGGCTGGTATAGGAATTAATCAGCTCAAGCTTCCACAACTTCTCAAAGATTTGCGTGGCCTTGCTCTTGACCCCTTTCATGGTTCGGAGAGGAATAGCTCTAGAACAatacaacaattttttttgcaatttcgggCCCTTTATTACCAGAAAAGCTTGGTTCTGTCACCGCCAATAGATTATGAGCCTCTTGAGGTTAGTGCAACAAAATCTTCCTCTGGTGTTGGTGTTTCTGATATTTCTTCTGGTATTCTCACCAGAAAGTTATTACCTTCAAAGCCTGTGAAACCCAACAATAGACCAGAGGATCCAACGAAATCTGGGCGAAAGCGTCTTCCATCTGATCGTCAAGAAGATATTGCTGCAAAGAGACTGAAGAAGATCAATCATTTGAAATCATTGACTGCAGAGAAGAAGACTGCTCAGAAGCCTGTAGAAGGCCATCGATTAGAGGGAAAACAGCAAGCGATCATCACCCCAACAAGGCCTATCAAAGCGAATACTGTCATAAGGAAAATGGTGCCTCCAGCTAGGGCTGTTGAGCCTACAATGTTAGTGATGAAATTCCCTCCTGAGACATCACTTCCATCTCCTGCAGAGCTTAAGGCAAGGTTTGGTCGTTTTGGCTCGATAGATCAGGATGCTATGCGAGTGTTTTGGAGATCCTTCACTTGTCGTGTTGTGTTCCGGCATAAGCTTGATGCTCTGGCTGCATATAAATATGCTGTTGGAAACAAGTCCTTATTTGGCAATGTGAGTGTGAGGTACCAACTACGGGAAGTGGGAGGTTCTGCTCCTGAAGTGTCCGGATCTGACAAGGGCAGAGGTGACGATACTCCAGTGGATACTTCGCAATACAAAGATCCAATGTCCGAGCGACCAACACCAGCACTTGCGCAGCTGCCTCTTCCACAGCCAAATATCCAGCTCAAGTCCTGTTTGAAGAGATCAAATGGAGATGAAACGAGCCAGGGAACGGGTGGTAACGGTAATGGTGGTAGAGCGACGGCCCGCGTAAAATTCATGTTGGGTGGGGAAGAAACTAGTATGGTTGCTAATAGAAACAACTTCAACAACAATAATACTAGTTTCGCTGATGCTGGTGCTTCTGGTTCAATGGATTTTAATAGTAAGAACAACGTTCACAAGGCAATTCCTTCTtctgcatcatcatcatcatcttccatgCTTCCCTTTCCACCACAATTTTCAAAAGCTCCTCTTAATAATTTTCATCATACAGAAGTAGTAGCACCCATAAACTCTCACAATCTTAATACTTGTCCTGTTGCGCCTGCTGTGGCCGGCATAGATATATCACAACAGATGCTATGCCTTATGACAAGATGTAGTGATGTTGTTGATAGTCTGACTGGCCTGCTAGGATTTGTACCATACCATCCCCTATGA
- the LOC120011241 gene encoding uncharacterized protein LOC120011241: MEYWQYWPMEITLVSANDLKDVRRFSEMDVYTVVSILGYPGKEQEQKQKTPVHHECGSHPKWNYTMYFVFSEAAATQNQLTLKIKIKTERTVRSSKEVVTVHVPIKKLFDEKAEENATKFVTHNIMNPNGKSEGTLNFSYKFGHRFTGVASLPGEKKTTMEYWQYWPMEITLVSANDLKDVRRFSEMDVYAVVSILGYPGKEQKQKTPVHHECGSHPKWNYTMYFVFSEAAATQNQLTLKIKIKTERTVHSSKEVVTVHVPIKKLFDEKAEENAAKFITHNIMNPNGKSEGTLNFSYMFGHRFTAVASLLDGPSSGGSTGSNLVVEAVSALLDVVMQ, translated from the exons ATGGAGTATTGGCAGTATTGGCCTATGGAGATCACGCTTGTCTCAGCCAATGATCTTAAAGATGTTAGAAGGTTCTCCGAGATGGACGTCTACACCGTCGTTTCCATTCTCGGCTATCCTGGCAAGGAGCAGGAGCAGAAGCAGAAGACACCCGTCCACCATGAGTGCGGATCACACCCTAAGTGGAATTACACGATGTATTTTGTCTTCAGTGAGGCTGCCGCCACACAGAACCAACTCACCCTCAAAATCAAGATCAAAACCGAACGAACTGTGCGCAGCAGCAAAGAGGTCGTCACAGTGCATGTTCCGATCAAGAAATTGTTTGATGAGAAGGCCGAAGAGAATGCCACTAAATTCGTTACCCACAATATCATGAATCCGAACGGGAAGAGCGAGGGAACTTTAAATTTTTCATACAAGTTCGGCCACAGATTCACTGGTGTTGCATCGCTTCCAGGAG AGAAAAAAACAACTATGGAGTATTGGCAGTATTGGCCTATGGAGATCACGCTTGTCTCAGCCAATGATCTTAAAGATGTTAGAAGGTTCTCCGAGATGGACGTCTATGCCGTCGTTTCCATTCTCGGCTATCCTGGCAAGGAGCAAAAGCAGAAGACACCCGTCCACCATGAGTGCGGATCACACCCTAAGTGGAATTACACGATGTATTTTGTCTTCAGTGAGGCTGCCGCCACACAGAACCAACTCACCCTCAAAATCAAGATCAAAACCGAACGAACCGTGCACAGCAGCAAAGAGGTCGTCACAGTGCATGTTCCGATCAAGAAATTGTTTGATGAGAAGGCCGAAGAGAATGCCGCTAAATTCATTACCCACAATATCATGAATCCGAACGGGAAGAGCGAGGGAACTTTGAATTTTTCGTACATGTTCGGCCACAGATTCACTGCTGTTGCATCGCTTCTAGACGGTCCAAGTTCGGGTGGGAGTACGGGGTCGAATCTGGTGGTTGAAGCTGTATCAGCTCTTTTAGACGTGGTGATGCAGTGA
- the LOC120011208 gene encoding uncharacterized protein LOC120011208: MEYWPVEITLVSANDLKDVRRFSEMDVYAVVSILGDPGKEQKQKTPVHQECGSHPKWNYTMHFVFSEAAATQNQLTLEIKIKTLRTLLSSKKVVTVHVPIKKLFDEKTEENAAKFVTYNIMNPNGKSEGTLNFSYKFGHRFTGVASLPGEKKTTMEYWPMEITLVSANDLKDVRRFSEMDVYAVVSILGDPGKEQKQKTPIHHECGSHPKWNYTMHFVFSEAAATQNQLTLEIKIKTLRTLLSSKKVVTVHVPIKKLFDEKAEENAAKFVTYNIMNPKGKSEGTLNFSYKFGHRFTAVASLLGGSSSGGSTAPTGGSTTPNLAAAVQLYELFST, translated from the exons ATGGAGTATTGGCCTGTGGAGATCACGCTTGTCTCAGCCAATGATCTTAAAGATGTTAGAAGGTTCTCCGAGATGGACGTCTACGCCGTCGTTTCCATTCTCGGCGATCCTGGCAAGGAGCAGAAGCAGAAGACACCCGTCCACCAAGAGTGCGGATCACACCCTAAGTGGAATTACACGATGCATTTTGTCTTCAGTGAGGCTGCCGCCACACAGAACCAACTCACCCTCGAAATCAAGATCAAAACCTTACGAACTCTACTCAGCAGCAAAAAGGTCGTCACAGTGCATGTTCCGATCAAGAAATTGTTTGATGAGAAGACCGAAGAGAATGCCGCTAAATTCGTTACCTACAATATCATGAATCCGAACGGGAAGAGCGAGGGAACTTTGAATTTTTCATACAAGTTCGGCCACAGATTCACTGGTGTTGCATCGCTTCCGGGAG AGAAGAAAACAACTATGGAGTATTGGCCTATGGAGATCACGCTTGTCTCAGCCAATGATCTTAAAGATGTTAGAAGGTTCTCCGAGATGGACGTCTACGCCGTCGTTTCCATTCTCGGCGATCCTGGCAAGGAGCAGAAGCAGAAGACACCCATCCACCATGAGTGCGGATCACACCCTAAGTGGAATTACACGATGCATTTTGTCTTCAGTGAGGCTGCCGCCACACAGAACCAACTCACCCTCGAAATCAAGATCAAAACCTTACGAACTCTACTCAGCAGCAAAAAGGTCGTCACAGTGCATGTTCCGATCAAGAAATTGTTTGATGAGAAGGCCGAAGAGAATGCCGCTAAATTCGTTACCTACAATATCATGAATCCGAAGGGGAAGAGCGAGGGAACTTTGAATTTTTCGTACAAGTTCGGCCACAGATTCACTGCTGTTGCATCGCTTCTAGGGGGTTCAAGTTCGGGTGGGAGTACGGCGCCGACGGGTGGGAGTACGACGCCGAATCTGGCAGCTGCAGTGCAACTGTATGAGCTGTTTTCGACATAG
- the LOC120011047 gene encoding protein SRC2 homolog: MERRPLDMTLVSAKDLKDVNMFSKMDVYAVVSVHGDPEKQKQKTPIDKDCGSNPNWNHKMKFTVDEAAANQNRLTLKIKIKTDRTLGKDKAIGEVHVPIKELFDQKDNKKADEFVTYSVRTSNGKSKGALNLSYKFGETFKVAAPPPRPAHAGSKSGEPVMAYPPPAGYPAGSSSGYPQYPPPGGYPAPPPHAEAGKYPYQYPPPGGYQPPQHGYQGYPPQPGYGGYPGYPPQQPGYGAYPGYPPVQQPPKKNSGAGKMALGVGAGLLGGLLVGDMISDAADMGDGGFDGGFDF; encoded by the coding sequence ATGGAGCGAAGGCCTTTGGATATGACGCTTGTCTCAGCCAAAGATCTGAAAGATGTCAATATGTTCTCCAAGATGGACGTCTATGCCGTCGTTTCAGTTCACGGCGATCCcgagaagcagaagcagaagacCCCCATCGACAAGGACTGCGGATCAAACCCTAATTGGAATCACAAGATGAAATTCACCGTCGATGAGGCCGCCGCCAATCAGAACAGACTCACCCTCAAGATCAAGATCAAAACAGATCGGACACTCGGCAAAGACAAAGCGATCGGTGAAGTGCATGTTCCGATCAAGGAATTGTTTGATCAGAAAGATAATAAGAAGGCCGATGAATTCGTTACTTACAGCGTTAGGACTTCGAACGGGAAGAGCAAGGGTGCTTTGAATTTGTCGTACAAGTTCGGCGAGACATTCAAGGTTGCTGCACCGCCTCCACGGCCAGCGCATGCGGGATCGAAATCTGGGGAGCCCGTGATGGCATATCCACCACCAGCTGGATATCCAGCCGGTTCCAGTTCGGGTTACCCGCAATATCCTCCACCGGGTGGGTACCCTGCACCACCTCCTCATGCTGAAGCGGGTAAATACCCGTACCAATATCCGCCACCTGGTGGGTACCAACCCCCTCAACATGGCTATCAGGGTTATCCTCCTCAGCCTGGTTATGGTGGCTATCCGGGTTACCCGCCACAGCAGCCCGGCTATGGTGCATATCCGGGTTATCCACCCGTGCAACAACCCCCGAAGAAAAACAGTGGCGCTGGGAAGATGGCGTTGGGTGTGGGAGCCGGATTGTTGGGTGGGTTGTTGGTGGGTGATATGATATCAGATGCTGCAGACATGGGCGATGGTGGTTTTGATGGTGGCTTTGATTTCTAA
- the LOC120011046 gene encoding autophagy-related protein 18a-like, which translates to MAQRSDSESDADSCSSLPSSADNPSLIHSRNPDSNPNPTSSGSIPTLLHLSFNQNNACFAAGTDSGFLVFQCEPFKLQFRRDFLPQPRGAVGFVAMLFRSQMLGLVGPPNAGSDPLQPPMFPSNKLMIWNDVDSRCIGELSFRSDVKSVRLRNDRIVVVLQHRVYVYNFADLRLVHQIETAANPRGLCEVSHVVGPMVLVTLGLQKGQLRIEDYRSKRTKFVMAHDSRIACLTLTQDGRLLATASNKGTLIRVFNALDGSLLQEVRRGSERAEIYSLAFSSTAQWLAASSEKGTVHVFCLKAVSGLLGNDGSCAGAEQSRSDQPSKLSLSLLKGILPRYFSSEWSVAQFRLNEGLQYLVAFGLQKNTLMIIGMDGSFHRCQFDPVAGGEMTQLEYYNFLEPAEETS; encoded by the exons ATGGCTCAACGGTCCGATTCTGAGTCCGACGCGGACTCCTGTTCTTCACTCCCGAGTTCAGCCGATAATCCTTCTCTCATTCATTCGAGAAACCCGGACTCGAACCCGAATCCGACCTCGTCGGGCTCGATACCTACTTTACTCCACCTCTCCTTCAACCAGAACAACGCGTGCTTCGCGGCAGGGACCGACTCAGGCTTTCTCGTCTTCCAGTGCGAGCCTTTCAAGCTCCAATTCCGCCGTGACTTCTTACCGCAGCCGCGAGGGGCCGTCGGATTCGTCGCGATGCTCTTCCGTAGCCAGATGCTTGGACTTGTGGGTCCTCCTAACGCCGGCAGTGATCCCCTACAGCCACCGATGTTTCCGTCGAACAAACTCATGATCTGGAACGATGTCGATTCAAGGTGTATCGGAGAGCTATCCTTCCGCTCCGACGTTAAGTCCGTTCGTCTCCGGAACGACCGTATCGTTGTGGTGTTGCAGCATAGGGTTTACGTGTACAACTTCGCCGATTTGAGGCTGGTACACCAGATCGAGACTGCCGCGAACCCTAGAGGCCTGTGCGAGGTTTCTCATGTAGTAGGGCCAATGGTGCTGGTGACACTGGGCCTGCAGAAGGGGCAGTTGAGAATCGAGGATTACCGGTCAAAGCGTACTAAGTTTGTCATGGCGCATGATTCAAGGATAGCTTGCTTAACACTCACTCAGGACGGGAGGCTGTTGGCTACCGCCAGTAATAAAGGGACTTTAATTAGAGTTTTCAACGCTCTTGATGGCTCGCTTCTGCAAGAG GTCAGGAGAGGTTCAGAAAGAGCTGAGATATACAGCCTTGCTTTCTCTTCAACTGCACAGTGGCTAGCTGCTTCGAGTGAGAAGGGAACCGTCCACGTCTTCTGTCTCAAGGCTGTTTCTGGATTGTTGGGGAATGATGGATCTTGTGCTGGAGCTGAACAGAGTCGTTCTGATCAGCCTTCTAAACTATCACTTTCCCTCTTGAAAG GTATATTGCCAAGGTATTTTAGCTCAGAGTGGTCGGTGGCTCAGTTTCGATTGAATGAAGGTTTGCAGTACCTCGTGGCCTTTGGCCTCCAAAAGAACACTCTTATGATTATCGGCATGGACGGAAG TTTCCACCGATGCCAGTTCGACCCCGTGGCTGGTGGAGAGATGACTCAGCTTGAATACTACAATTTCCTGGAGCCTGCAGAAGAGACTTCCTAA